The nucleotide sequence GACTTCGTTCTCGATATCAATCATCGCCAACCCACTAAGTCTTTCTTGGGACATTGAAGATCGTATGTAAGATTTCAATAACTTCAACTTCGAAAAACTTCATATTTATGAGATGATCTAAAGAAACTTCGTGTTCTCTCACTCTACCGGTAGCATGGTGCCAATCATCAAAACCTACACCTCCCAATCTGTCTTTTGGCACCCCATTTCTAAACACTttgcaacaaaaacaaaacatcTTATCTAGCTCTTTCGAATATACTAGCCATTCTCTATCACACTTCTCCAAGTCTGATAATGTTATTGTATAAATAGTTGCCGAAAATCGTCTATTAAATTTATCATATGGACCAAATTCAATACTAGTATCTCTTTTAGGACCTTTCGCGACCAATAGTTTAATCTCATCCGCGTTTAGTCCTTCCCACCTTCTTGGATCAAATATATAATCAACATGCTCTTTTTGTTGTTGCTCTTCAACATGTTCTTGTTCTTGTTGGTTTTCAACATGTTCTTCGTCTTGCTCGTCTTCTACTTCCACACGTTCTTGCTCTTGTTCTACTCCCTCGTGTTCCCGTTCTACTTCAACATGCTCTTGTGGTTTTTCCACATCAACAATAGACGGATTAGGCGCCAAAAATTTTTGCATAGCACCCTTTTGTGACTTCACCAATTCATCAACTCGTTTTCTCTTTTGACGTTTTTGCTATCCGAATGCTTGTTTAGGAGCCATTAACGCCTAAATAATCATATCGACAAAGTTTGTATCAAATTAAGTTAACGCCTAAATAATGATCGACAACATAAATTAACTGAAATCGACATAACTTAACTGAATAACAGAATTCGACATAATAACTGAAATCATAAATCATCAATCCTAAATCATAAGTTACTTGTGAACTGTGAACAGATCCGACTCCGTGATCGAAGCCGAAGGCTGTGACTGTGATTCTGTGAAATCAAAGGCCTGCTGGCGAGTGGCTGCTGTGTGAAATCGAAGGCCTGCTGCTGTGTGAAAACTACAGAATTATGATGATCGAAGACCAGGGCAGGCTCTATCTCGACTAATCGATTATCCTTCCTGTTCCTGCGACGTTTCAGTTTCACGTTTCATTACCCAGTCCTAGTTACCGCCCAGATTTCTTTTCTTTATTAGTTTTTAGAATTATTTGGGTATTGGCCACTAACCTAATGGGCTAAATAGTTTAaacaatatgattttttttaagtgggcctatgttaatatttgtttggttataccctattaaaaaaattacatatataatatcggattttttaaaaaattacgTGCCCTACGAAATCAAGGGCCCTGGCCAGTTGTCCTCCCCGCTCTCCTTCAGGGTCGACCCTGTATGTAAGTAACCGAATGGGTATGGTCTTAAATCCTTAAATCATGCGCAAATCATACACGCAAAGGACTATACCCAAACCTAATCACAACAACACTTAGCCTTTTCAAAGGTCAATCTTTTCAAAGGTCATGCACGAGTATTACAGCCACACGTGTAGCCATGGCAGCTCCTAAAGGTACATGCACTACAAGTGGCAAGAACTTGAAGCCAATAAGCGTGCGTCAGGCTAGGCCCATACAGCtcctgatgcgtgtgtagtgtaatataatttagatatataattaagccctttttacacctttagccaagttttaaatttataaaacacaatattcactaacactaaacacacatatgggcaagtgcacccatcgtggacgtagtatagtgttggtaagataccgaggtcgtccaaggacacaagagcttttaataccggtttatcctcaacgtctaatcaaatcaaaaagtgagaaaaatgtttttaaactaagaaaataaaaactaactaaatgctgaaaaataaaataaaataaaaacagatagacaagatgaatcacttggatccgactcgtgtattagtataacctttgattattttcgcacttttgcacttttttaagagattatcttagttattgtagtaggcccctcttttgaaggcgacgttaccctcaacccagtagtttgagtcagcaaggatacaatcctaaagggttggattattggaagataatgaattaagttattaatgcaaattatggtaggcctcgcttttggcggtgacgttaccctcgactaagtagtctgagtcagcaaggatacagtcctaaatagccgggttatagtattaatagtagttaacttatgagggggtcaaagagtttggatccccgccatccaatacctatgggcattgaaggagatcctactaaatttgacccaggtcccaagcaggacctctaaacgctgaccaagggcaagacccttaccaaaccgttcccttaacccccgaccaggtagccaacatacctccatatagaccgtggagatatgaatggtgaaaatcttttattttatatagacagtaaaataatgccaagacaccacggacaaacgataaggaaagatcaccttcaacataagcaactagttattaaagtcattaatacaaaaccaaataaaaagtgcaaaagattaaaaataaaaagtattatactaaacacttgtcttcaccaagtgatgtaagagacttaggcaaacatggccttgattgtcaagaactcttacgatcaatcttggatcccgagacgactcacacactctacgatggacaatggatgatggtggtggatgatggtgttatggtggtggtgggtggtggatgaggtgtgagagaggtggtgtgccaagggatgagatggaatgaaaccaagcacccctatttataggctgaacagaaggctgggcacggccccgtgtccgctggacacgccctcgtg is from Helianthus annuus cultivar XRQ/B chromosome 9, HanXRQr2.0-SUNRISE, whole genome shotgun sequence and encodes:
- the LOC110875669 gene encoding zinc finger MYM-type protein 5-like, with the translated sequence MQKFLAPNPSIVDVEKPQEHVEVEREHEGVEQEQERVEVEDEQDEEHVENQQEQEHVEEQQQKEHVDYIFDPRRWEGLNADEIKLLVAKGPKRDTSIEFGPYDKFNRRFSATIYTITLSDLEKCDREWLVYSKELDKMFCFCCKVFRNGVPKDRLGGVGFDDWHHATGRVREHEVSLDHLINMKFFEVEVIEILHTIFNVPRKT